Proteins co-encoded in one Planctomycetaceae bacterium genomic window:
- a CDS encoding class I SAM-dependent methyltransferase — protein MRPLSTPDETEIQPPCPLCSSDDAVPFHRDSKREYLQCGICRLVFVPPQFFLSEADEKAHYDHHRNSPDDPQYREFLSRLLRPMRDVLPPNSEGLDFGCGPGPALSVMFGELGHRVTNYDKFYNDDRSALSRTCDFITASEVAEHLHSPGREFQRLWSCLRPGGVLGVMTQPLPQPSQFPDWYYKADPTHVCFYSATTWRWIADFLDAKLIRPRVDVTLLVKRQS, from the coding sequence ATGCGGCCGCTAAGCACGCCTGACGAAACCGAAATACAGCCGCCGTGCCCGCTGTGTAGCAGCGACGACGCCGTTCCGTTTCACCGCGACTCGAAGCGTGAGTACCTGCAGTGCGGAATCTGCCGACTGGTCTTTGTGCCTCCGCAGTTCTTTCTTTCCGAAGCTGATGAGAAGGCTCACTACGATCATCACCGGAATTCGCCGGACGATCCTCAATACCGCGAATTTCTCAGTCGTCTGCTGCGGCCGATGCGGGACGTACTGCCTCCGAACAGCGAAGGACTCGACTTCGGCTGCGGTCCCGGCCCCGCTTTGTCCGTGATGTTTGGCGAACTCGGACATCGCGTGACGAACTACGACAAGTTCTACAACGACGACCGCAGTGCGCTGAGCAGAACCTGCGACTTCATTACGGCATCCGAAGTCGCCGAACATCTGCATTCGCCCGGCCGCGAATTTCAGCGTCTTTGGTCCTGCCTGCGTCCCGGCGGCGTGCTGGGCGTCATGACGCAGCCGCTGCCGCAACCGTCGCAGTTTCCGGACTGGTACTACAAGGCAGATCCGACGCATGTCTGCTTTTACAGCGCAACGACGTGGCGATGGATCGCAGATTTTCTCGATGCGAAACTGATCCGTCCGCGCGTCGATGTGACGCTGCTGGTGAAGCGGCAGTCGTAG
- a CDS encoding HDOD domain-containing protein, whose amino-acid sequence MTTSSETSTSALETLNWTQLRSAALDELASLEFPDDIEIPALPQAVTQFADRASDPNVEVPELAAIVETCPGLTFEILKYVNSANFGLKNPIRSVAQAISHIGLNAAKTYLIAAGVKAATAAMESRLLNHRNFWNESLQRGLFARATAAHLKLDSGLAFMGGLLQDFMLPAMTNQFDSDYIMFMEYEAKSGRDMVDWEQETFGWNHAAAAALVAQKWHFPDDLVCALFYHHSLKTTLGRPEMEFFKLFPVTMSALLPDQLMQCPTGIAELIRVDSRCSAIDLDELCRIVDQQQMEQADGFEIPNHLYSMVQDERAIVAGSSS is encoded by the coding sequence ATGACAACGTCTTCTGAAACGTCGACCAGCGCGCTCGAGACGCTGAACTGGACTCAGCTGCGATCCGCGGCGCTGGATGAATTGGCGTCCCTGGAATTTCCCGACGACATCGAAATTCCGGCTCTGCCGCAGGCGGTCACACAGTTCGCGGATCGAGCGTCCGATCCGAATGTCGAAGTGCCGGAGCTGGCGGCGATCGTCGAAACCTGCCCAGGGCTGACGTTCGAGATTCTGAAATACGTGAACTCCGCGAATTTCGGCCTCAAGAATCCCATCCGCAGCGTGGCTCAGGCGATCTCCCACATCGGGCTCAACGCAGCCAAGACCTATCTGATCGCGGCCGGAGTCAAGGCTGCCACCGCGGCAATGGAGTCACGACTGCTGAACCACCGCAACTTCTGGAACGAATCGCTGCAGCGCGGTCTGTTTGCGCGCGCGACGGCCGCACACCTGAAACTGGATTCGGGACTGGCGTTCATGGGCGGACTGCTGCAGGACTTCATGCTGCCGGCGATGACCAATCAGTTCGATTCCGACTACATCATGTTCATGGAATACGAAGCGAAGTCCGGACGCGACATGGTCGACTGGGAGCAGGAAACCTTCGGCTGGAATCACGCTGCTGCCGCCGCGCTGGTCGCGCAGAAATGGCATTTCCCTGATGATCTGGTGTGTGCTCTGTTCTATCATCATTCGCTCAAGACAACGCTCGGCCGGCCGGAGATGGAGTTCTTCAAGCTGTTTCCGGTCACGATGTCGGCTCTGCTTCCGGATCAACTGATGCAGTGTCCGACGGGAATCGCGGAGCTGATTCGAGTCGACAGCCGGTGCAGTGCCATCGATCTGGACGAACTGTGCCGGATCGTCGATCAGCAGCAGATGGAACAGGCCGACGGATTTGAAATTCCCAATCACCTGTATTCGATGGTTCAGGACGAACGCGCGATCGTGGCGGGCAGCTCTTCGTGA
- a CDS encoding DUF1800 domain-containing protein, whose translation MNATSAIDPAWAWSEFVPSETSEWNLQAAAHLYRRAGFAATRQQLNEAVAAGLGAVVDAMLNDAAEPPQYAAEIESLAQAGLATGDVRKLSAWWTYRLLTTPAQLTEKLTLFWHGHFATSAAKVDDARLMLAQNNLLRQHALGDFRKLLLEISRDPAMLIYLDSASNRKAHPNENYAREIMELFSLGEGHYSENDIRELARCFTGWEIKREKFRFNRYQHDTGTKSFLGRKGEFGGEEGVAIVADQESAPLFIVGKLVSFLVFDEPVPQAELLQPLADEFRDNGMRVGPIVRRILTSRLFFSEHAIGRKVRSPVEFAVGFLRALEGSTNSVELAEAMDSLGQGLFYPPSVKGWDGGRTWINSSTLLGRSNLIHDLLTSEKTRFGKGSLADYLAAQNVTSARDVIDWFETSLFAIPIPSAARDRIAKIHQSHDGDQESRLNETVHALCSLPEFQLG comes from the coding sequence ATGAATGCCACCTCTGCGATCGACCCGGCGTGGGCATGGTCTGAATTTGTTCCGTCCGAAACTTCCGAATGGAATCTGCAGGCGGCGGCTCACCTGTATCGTCGAGCCGGCTTTGCGGCGACGCGGCAGCAACTGAACGAAGCGGTTGCCGCCGGACTGGGCGCCGTCGTCGACGCCATGCTGAATGATGCCGCCGAGCCGCCACAATACGCCGCCGAAATTGAATCGCTGGCACAGGCCGGTCTGGCCACCGGAGACGTCCGGAAACTGTCCGCCTGGTGGACGTATCGTCTGCTGACGACTCCCGCGCAACTGACGGAGAAATTGACGCTGTTCTGGCACGGTCACTTCGCGACCAGCGCCGCTAAAGTGGACGACGCCCGGCTGATGCTGGCGCAGAACAATCTGCTGCGACAACACGCGCTGGGTGACTTCCGGAAACTGCTGCTGGAAATTTCCCGCGACCCGGCCATGCTGATCTACCTGGATTCGGCCTCCAATCGAAAGGCACATCCGAACGAAAATTACGCTCGCGAAATCATGGAGCTGTTCAGTCTCGGGGAAGGGCACTATTCGGAAAACGACATCCGGGAACTCGCGCGCTGCTTCACGGGCTGGGAAATCAAACGCGAGAAGTTCCGTTTCAACCGCTATCAGCACGATACCGGCACCAAGTCGTTTCTCGGCCGGAAGGGTGAATTTGGCGGTGAAGAAGGTGTCGCCATTGTCGCGGATCAGGAATCGGCACCTCTGTTCATCGTCGGCAAACTGGTCAGCTTTCTTGTGTTCGACGAACCGGTGCCGCAGGCTGAATTGCTCCAGCCGCTGGCAGATGAATTCCGGGACAACGGAATGCGGGTCGGTCCGATTGTTCGCCGCATTCTCACCAGCCGGCTGTTCTTCTCGGAACACGCCATCGGGCGAAAAGTGAGGTCACCGGTCGAATTCGCCGTCGGCTTTCTGCGGGCCCTGGAAGGCTCCACGAATTCTGTGGAGCTTGCAGAAGCCATGGACAGTCTCGGCCAGGGACTGTTCTATCCACCGAGCGTCAAGGGCTGGGACGGCGGCCGCACGTGGATCAACTCGTCAACACTGCTGGGACGGTCCAACCTGATTCACGATCTGCTGACCAGCGAAAAGACGCGGTTCGGAAAGGGGTCGCTGGCTGACTACCTTGCCGCTCAGAATGTCACGTCGGCCCGAGACGTCATTGACTGGTTTGAAACCTCGTTGTTCGCCATTCCGATCCCCTCCGCCGCGCGGGACCGCATCGCGAAGATTCACCAGTCACACGATGGCGACCAGGAAAGCCGCCTGAACGAAACCGTCCATGCCCTGTGTTCGCTTCCGGAATTTCAACTGGGATAA
- a CDS encoding DUF1501 domain-containing protein, with product MTHSTRRDFLRSTAAASAVLTFTGTAPGFLQQAAAQGKSQERILVVVEMAGGNDGLNTIVPFGHDQYRKLRPELAIAREDVLSIDDELGFHPSLQGFAELLDAGRLAVVQGVGYPDPNQSHFESMDIWHTCQRKNENRIDGWLGRCLELNAGASQQDPAGLHLGSDKQPFALMSRNIRVPSIRTLDQFKLKSDDDQFRAAVRELADARRDAGNDLLGFVQTSTSSAIAASERIEAAGMQDKPSGEYPDSDLSRKLQTVARLIRSGLKTTVYYVQIDGFDTHANQPAAHSSLLKKVGESVAAFVTDMVACGEGDRVLVMCFSEFGRRVQENASEGTDHGTAGPMFLVGTKLKAGLIGAHPSLDDLRNGDLKHHTDFRSVYAAVLENWLGCESRTVLKGHFDPVDVLQANA from the coding sequence ATGACTCATTCCACACGACGCGACTTCCTTCGCAGCACAGCCGCGGCTTCGGCCGTGTTGACGTTCACCGGCACCGCTCCCGGGTTCCTGCAGCAGGCCGCGGCACAGGGAAAAAGCCAGGAACGCATTCTGGTTGTTGTCGAAATGGCGGGTGGCAATGACGGATTGAATACGATCGTGCCGTTTGGTCACGATCAATATCGCAAACTGCGGCCGGAACTTGCGATCGCCAGAGAAGACGTGCTGTCGATTGACGATGAGCTGGGGTTTCACCCGTCGCTGCAGGGTTTCGCCGAACTGCTGGATGCCGGTCGGCTGGCAGTCGTGCAGGGCGTCGGATATCCCGATCCGAACCAGTCGCACTTTGAATCGATGGACATCTGGCACACCTGCCAGCGCAAGAACGAAAACCGCATCGACGGCTGGCTGGGTCGATGCCTGGAGTTGAATGCCGGCGCGTCACAGCAGGATCCCGCGGGACTGCATCTGGGCAGCGACAAGCAGCCGTTCGCGCTGATGTCTCGCAACATTCGAGTCCCGTCGATTCGAACGCTGGACCAGTTCAAACTCAAATCCGACGACGATCAGTTCCGCGCCGCCGTCCGCGAACTTGCTGATGCTCGCCGGGATGCCGGCAACGATCTGCTGGGATTTGTGCAGACCAGTACCAGCTCCGCCATCGCCGCCAGCGAACGCATTGAAGCCGCGGGAATGCAGGACAAGCCGTCCGGAGAATATCCGGACTCGGATCTCAGCCGGAAACTGCAAACCGTTGCCCGCTTGATTCGTTCCGGCCTGAAAACAACCGTCTATTACGTTCAGATCGACGGTTTCGACACGCATGCCAATCAGCCGGCGGCGCACTCGTCGCTGCTGAAGAAGGTCGGCGAATCGGTCGCGGCATTCGTCACGGACATGGTCGCCTGCGGTGAAGGCGATCGCGTGCTGGTGATGTGCTTCAGCGAATTCGGTCGGCGCGTTCAGGAAAACGCCAGCGAAGGCACGGATCACGGCACCGCGGGTCCGATGTTCCTTGTGGGAACAAAACTCAAAGCCGGACTTATCGGTGCCCACCCCAGCCTGGACGATCTGCGAAACGGCGACCTGAAGCATCACACGGATTTCCGCAGCGTGTACGCGGCGGTACTGGAAAACTGGCTGGGCTGTGAGTCGAGAACGGTGTTGAAGGGTCACTTCGATCCGGTCGACGTGCTACAGGCGAACGCGTAG
- a CDS encoding HAD family phosphatase — MPQSTLPDIRAVVFDLDGLMLNTEDIFDQAGKQLLARRGMEMTPEIHHAMLGRRPAEAIEAMKRLTGITDSNESLFTETRQLFAAIAETSLAMMPGLIELLDQIDGAGHPKAVATSSPRDYMTSMLQRFELLSRFRFTLTAEDVTHGKPHPEIYLTAAEMLKVSPANMLVLEDSETGTRAAAAAGAFVVSVPNRHTAVGDFSMASMQAASLADAALGALFAR; from the coding sequence ATGCCCCAGTCAACACTGCCCGATATCAGAGCCGTCGTATTTGACCTGGACGGCCTGATGCTGAACACGGAAGACATTTTCGACCAGGCCGGGAAGCAGCTTCTGGCTCGGCGCGGCATGGAGATGACTCCCGAGATTCACCACGCGATGCTCGGACGCCGCCCGGCCGAAGCGATCGAAGCCATGAAGCGGCTGACGGGGATTACCGATTCCAACGAGTCGCTGTTCACGGAAACACGACAGCTCTTTGCTGCGATCGCTGAAACGTCGCTGGCGATGATGCCGGGACTGATCGAACTGCTCGACCAGATCGACGGCGCCGGTCATCCCAAAGCCGTGGCCACGTCCTCACCGCGAGACTATATGACCAGCATGCTGCAGCGGTTTGAATTGCTGAGCCGTTTTCGCTTCACGCTGACGGCGGAAGACGTCACTCACGGCAAGCCGCACCCGGAAATCTATCTGACTGCGGCGGAAATGCTGAAGGTTTCGCCGGCAAACATGCTGGTGCTGGAAGACAGCGAAACCGGCACCAGAGCCGCCGCCGCTGCGGGAGCCTTTGTCGTGTCCGTTCCGAATCGACACACTGCGGTTGGTGACTTCAGCATGGCTTCCATGCAGGCGGCCAGCCTGGCCGACGCCGCGCTGGGGGCTCTGTTCGCCCGCTGA
- a CDS encoding FHA domain-containing protein gives MVAVLQPTGKGKLIPVDRAVVLVGRSADCDAVITHSQKISRKHCCLVQADDRYFVRDLGSMNGVWLNGKRVTQEALLTGGDKLSIGDVEFLFHPNAKIESRKPVVSADSPAVQDADAPRRVVLIDETEGSAAGRTPVDDDEIIEVLDDEIIDLDDGPLMDSDDAGVAVSVEELEAIADVDVIHDLDFGDEVEVLDEASSAEVEIVEIVDDIVIVDDDDLEILDEVEVIRPGRSGRAKPVGPADDEIISIDDDDLLIFDDED, from the coding sequence ATGGTGGCCGTTCTGCAGCCAACCGGTAAGGGCAAGCTGATCCCCGTCGATCGCGCGGTGGTGCTGGTCGGCCGCAGCGCCGATTGCGACGCGGTGATTACTCACAGCCAGAAGATTTCCCGCAAGCACTGCTGTCTGGTGCAGGCGGACGACCGCTACTTCGTTCGCGACCTGGGCAGTATGAACGGCGTCTGGCTGAACGGAAAACGCGTGACTCAGGAAGCACTCCTGACCGGCGGCGACAAGCTTTCGATCGGTGACGTTGAGTTTCTGTTTCACCCCAACGCAAAGATTGAGTCCAGGAAGCCGGTGGTCTCAGCCGATTCGCCGGCAGTACAGGATGCGGACGCGCCGCGCCGCGTTGTGCTGATTGACGAAACTGAGGGATCCGCTGCCGGCCGGACGCCGGTCGACGACGATGAAATTATCGAAGTTCTGGATGACGAGATCATCGATCTGGATGATGGTCCGCTGATGGACTCCGACGATGCAGGCGTTGCCGTATCCGTTGAGGAACTGGAAGCGATTGCCGACGTCGACGTGATTCACGATCTGGATTTCGGCGATGAAGTCGAAGTCCTCGACGAAGCGTCATCGGCGGAAGTGGAGATCGTGGAGATCGTCGACGACATCGTCATTGTCGACGACGACGATCTCGAAATTCTGGACGAAGTCGAGGTCATCCGTCCGGGACGCTCCGGCCGCGCGAAGCCTGTTGGTCCGGCTGATGACGAAATCATTTCGATCGATGACGATGATCTGCTGATCTTCGACGACGAAGACTGA
- a CDS encoding replication-associated recombination protein A gives MRPQTLDEFVGQRHMLESGRLLRRMLDADRLGSLIFFGPPGTGKTSLAELIAKHTRRRFRRLNATMAGVKEVREILSEAERELSVNGRQSVVFIDELHRFSRSQQDILLPDVESGTISLIGATTANPFFSLVAPLLSRSQIFEFQELRKEDLLDLMERALRNTERGLGSLNVTVSDDAMQFIAELSDGDARRALSALEIAVLSVAETTRHVDTDVARESMQKRVVRFDPTGDDHYDVASAFIKSIRGSDPQAALYWLARQLESGEDPRFIGRRLVIAASEDIGNADPQALLIATAAFRATETIGMPECRINLSQATTYLACAPKSNAAYTAIDAALEDVRNHSILPVPMHLRDGHYQGSARLGHGQGYQYPHNEADGWIAQDYLGVEKEYYVPTDRGHEAVFRKRLDELKQRREQHGST, from the coding sequence ATGAGGCCACAGACGCTGGACGAATTCGTCGGCCAGCGCCACATGCTGGAATCCGGCCGGCTGCTGCGAAGAATGCTGGACGCCGACCGGCTGGGATCACTGATTTTCTTTGGTCCGCCCGGTACCGGAAAAACGTCGCTGGCTGAGCTGATCGCCAAACACACGCGACGCCGCTTTCGCCGACTGAACGCCACCATGGCCGGCGTTAAGGAAGTTCGCGAAATCCTGAGCGAAGCCGAACGCGAGCTATCCGTAAACGGCAGGCAGTCTGTGGTTTTCATCGACGAACTGCATCGGTTCAGCCGTTCTCAACAGGACATCCTGCTGCCTGACGTCGAAAGCGGCACGATCTCGCTGATCGGAGCAACCACGGCAAACCCGTTTTTCTCGCTGGTGGCGCCGCTGCTCAGCCGAAGCCAGATCTTCGAATTTCAGGAACTCCGGAAGGAAGATCTGCTGGATCTGATGGAACGGGCACTCCGCAATACGGAGCGGGGACTGGGATCTCTGAACGTCACGGTTTCCGACGACGCCATGCAGTTCATCGCGGAACTCAGCGACGGCGACGCCCGGCGGGCACTTTCAGCTCTGGAAATCGCTGTGCTGTCGGTTGCAGAAACCACAAGACACGTCGACACCGACGTCGCTCGCGAATCCATGCAGAAACGAGTCGTACGATTTGATCCCACCGGAGACGATCACTACGACGTGGCCAGTGCGTTCATCAAGAGCATCCGCGGCAGCGATCCCCAGGCAGCGCTTTACTGGCTGGCTCGCCAACTGGAATCCGGCGAAGACCCGCGGTTCATCGGTCGCCGGCTGGTAATTGCGGCGTCGGAAGATATCGGAAACGCCGACCCGCAGGCGCTGCTGATTGCGACCGCCGCTTTTCGCGCGACGGAAACCATTGGAATGCCTGAGTGCCGGATCAATCTTTCTCAGGCAACGACGTATCTGGCATGTGCTCCGAAATCAAACGCGGCCTACACCGCCATCGATGCGGCCCTGGAAGATGTCCGCAATCACAGCATTCTGCCGGTGCCAATGCATCTCCGCGACGGACATTACCAGGGTTCCGCCAGACTCGGCCACGGCCAGGGGTATCAGTATCCTCACAACGAAGCGGATGGCTGGATCGCGCAGGACTATCTTGGCGTCGAAAAGGAATACTACGTGCCCACGGACCGCGGACACGAAGCGGTCTTCCGCAAAAGGCTGGACGAATTGAAGCAGCGCCGCGAACAGCACGGATCGACGTAA
- a CDS encoding GNAT family N-acetyltransferase — protein MDAQHYAEFLQRIGHMVHEAAGVHWFDVKPHVYTCFPFETQLNPAAVDFGTVLGSRGLAARYCCRVSEGVSSYRLVVRDRDYDLASQTSKARNQTRRGLEQCQYGRLEFSQLADDGLRLNRETLLRQQRSIPGDFERYWRDYYSAADRCPAATAWGAWHDGMLASYLISFRIGAVENICIVRSDRSTLKHYPNNAMLYSFLKHAMERGDVSEVSIGFQSLLEGMEPLDHFKLGLGFEKQPIGQRIEFRRTLGLAVPKSLAALTGRALKRWSEHERLGRISGMLAWYASQPVIRKAA, from the coding sequence ATGGACGCTCAACACTACGCCGAGTTTCTGCAACGCATCGGCCACATGGTTCATGAAGCCGCGGGAGTGCATTGGTTCGATGTGAAGCCACACGTCTACACGTGCTTTCCATTCGAGACGCAGTTGAACCCGGCAGCGGTGGATTTCGGAACTGTCCTGGGAAGCAGGGGACTGGCGGCTCGCTACTGCTGCCGCGTGTCCGAAGGCGTGTCCAGCTACCGTCTGGTCGTTCGTGACAGGGACTATGACCTGGCGTCGCAAACCAGCAAGGCCCGCAATCAGACGCGGCGTGGTCTGGAACAGTGTCAGTATGGACGGCTGGAATTCTCACAACTGGCCGACGACGGATTGCGGCTCAATCGCGAGACGCTGCTTCGCCAGCAACGGAGCATTCCCGGCGACTTTGAACGCTACTGGCGCGACTACTACTCGGCCGCCGACCGGTGTCCCGCGGCGACCGCGTGGGGTGCGTGGCATGATGGCATGCTGGCTTCGTACCTGATTTCATTCCGAATCGGGGCCGTCGAGAATATCTGCATCGTCCGGTCCGATCGCAGCACGCTGAAGCACTATCCGAATAACGCAATGCTGTATTCGTTTCTGAAACATGCGATGGAACGCGGCGACGTCAGCGAAGTGTCGATCGGCTTTCAGTCGCTGCTGGAGGGAATGGAGCCACTCGATCATTTCAAGCTGGGGCTGGGATTCGAAAAACAGCCGATCGGGCAGCGAATTGAGTTCCGCAGGACGCTGGGTCTGGCGGTGCCCAAATCACTGGCAGCGCTGACGGGGCGGGCGCTGAAGCGATGGTCGGAGCACGAGCGTCTGGGGAGGATTTCGGGCATGCTGGCCTGGTACGCAAGTCAGCCGGTGATTCGGAAAGCGGCATAA
- a CDS encoding Trx7/PDZ domain-containing (seleno)protein, producing the protein MSRNSLLFYAFAFLIAAAFSAEGRAQTREEKVREDRRRVEADGFWIYNDLPKAFAEAERTGKPIVVGLRCIPCEECVKLDDELVDTDPAIRPLLEQFVCVRVVATNGLDLSLFQYDTDQSFAMFMLNADRTIYGRFGTRSHRTEWLGDVSLKGLAVALEKALELHRNYPTNKQALAGKTGQPLEFASPELFPSLKDKFTDSLNYEGEVVKSCIHCHQIGDARRDFYRQKGQPIPEKLLYSYPHPKVVGLTMDPQKAATVKAVEPGSAADDAGIKAGDEITSLAGQPLISVADVQWVLHNTDPSGGQIAASILRESESIDVVLNLEDGWRRADDISWRVSSWGLRRMSTGGLKLAELPANERRQLKIADDHMALKVEHVGQYGAHAAAKNAGFEKGDVIVQFDGHRDLLRDGDVLAYGVTQRKPGDKVPVTVLRNGSEKTLQLPMQE; encoded by the coding sequence ATGTCTCGAAATTCGCTGCTTTTCTATGCATTCGCATTCCTGATCGCCGCCGCCTTCTCCGCTGAAGGTCGGGCTCAGACGCGAGAGGAGAAGGTTCGCGAAGATCGCCGCCGAGTCGAAGCGGACGGATTCTGGATCTACAACGACCTGCCCAAAGCGTTCGCCGAAGCGGAACGCACGGGCAAGCCGATCGTCGTCGGCCTGCGCTGCATTCCGTGCGAAGAATGCGTCAAGCTTGATGACGAACTGGTCGACACCGACCCGGCCATTCGTCCGCTGCTGGAACAGTTCGTCTGTGTGCGAGTCGTCGCGACCAACGGTCTGGACCTGTCGCTGTTTCAGTACGACACGGACCAGTCCTTCGCGATGTTCATGCTGAACGCCGACCGCACGATCTATGGCCGCTTCGGGACACGGTCGCATCGCACCGAATGGCTCGGCGATGTGTCGCTGAAGGGACTCGCCGTCGCTCTGGAGAAAGCTCTGGAACTGCACAGGAACTACCCGACCAACAAACAGGCTCTGGCGGGCAAGACCGGTCAGCCGCTGGAATTTGCCAGCCCGGAACTCTTCCCGTCTCTCAAGGACAAGTTCACGGACTCTCTCAACTACGAAGGCGAAGTCGTCAAGAGCTGCATTCACTGCCACCAGATCGGCGACGCCCGGCGGGACTTCTATCGCCAGAAGGGTCAGCCGATTCCCGAGAAGCTGCTGTATTCGTACCCGCATCCAAAAGTCGTGGGCCTGACGATGGATCCGCAAAAGGCAGCGACAGTCAAGGCCGTTGAACCTGGTTCCGCCGCCGACGACGCCGGAATCAAGGCAGGGGATGAAATTACGTCGCTGGCCGGCCAACCGCTGATCTCCGTCGCCGACGTCCAGTGGGTGCTGCACAATACTGATCCGTCCGGCGGACAGATCGCCGCATCAATTCTTCGCGAGAGCGAGTCAATTGACGTGGTCCTGAATCTGGAAGACGGCTGGCGACGAGCAGACGATATTTCCTGGCGAGTCTCGTCGTGGGGCCTGCGACGCATGTCGACCGGTGGCCTGAAACTTGCCGAGCTTCCGGCAAACGAACGCCGTCAATTGAAGATTGCCGACGATCACATGGCACTGAAGGTTGAGCACGTCGGTCAGTATGGTGCTCACGCCGCGGCGAAAAATGCCGGCTTTGAAAAGGGCGACGTCATCGTTCAGTTCGACGGCCACCGCGACCTGTTGCGAGACGGCGACGTGCTGGCTTATGGCGTGACGCAACGCAAACCGGGAGACAAAGTGCCCGTGACCGTCCTGCGAAACGGCAGCGAGAAAACACTGCAACTGCCAATGCAGGAATAA
- the glmM gene encoding phosphoglucosamine mutase, whose translation MATRILSISGLRGIIGDGLDPLYAAEFAAAMGTMFSGGKVVVARDGRSTGPMIYHAVVSGLLATGCEVVDAGICTTPTCGVLVRHLDAAGGIQITASHNPIEWNGLKPFAPDGSVFNRDLGQQLIQVLEAVPEDGSGGIQWKDWSGIGSVTSLEDPAGPHLDKVLSLVDADAIRRRRFKVVLDCNHGSGATCGPRLLKELGCEVTVLGGTPDGKFEHIPEPVEKNLGDLCAAVSSHRADAGFAQDPDADRLAIVDNTGRFIGEELTLALAADYVLARRKGPFVVNGSTSRITADIAEKHGCHFHRSFVGEAHVCAKMRAVQAVLGGEGNGGVIEPRVGYVRDSLVSMAYVLAGLVERGDTLDAWADSLPFYTIVKDKLECPRESVAAACDALRRKFKDAEAREGDGLRLDWADRWVQVRASNTEPILRVIAEAPETADAEQLCQQAMDVVQQAVG comes from the coding sequence ATGGCGACGCGGATACTAAGTATTTCCGGACTGCGAGGCATCATCGGCGACGGACTGGACCCGCTGTACGCTGCCGAATTCGCGGCCGCCATGGGCACCATGTTCAGCGGAGGAAAAGTCGTCGTCGCGCGAGACGGACGATCCACCGGACCCATGATCTATCACGCAGTCGTCTCCGGATTACTGGCGACCGGCTGTGAAGTCGTCGACGCGGGAATCTGCACGACTCCGACCTGCGGTGTTCTGGTCAGGCATTTGGACGCCGCCGGCGGAATTCAAATTACGGCCAGCCACAATCCCATTGAATGGAACGGACTGAAGCCGTTTGCTCCCGATGGCAGCGTCTTCAATCGTGACCTGGGACAGCAACTGATACAGGTTCTGGAGGCGGTTCCCGAAGACGGTTCCGGCGGAATTCAGTGGAAGGACTGGTCCGGCATCGGGTCGGTGACTTCGCTGGAAGATCCGGCCGGGCCGCATCTTGACAAGGTGCTGTCACTCGTCGATGCGGACGCGATTCGCCGACGACGGTTCAAAGTGGTGCTCGATTGCAATCACGGCAGCGGAGCCACCTGCGGGCCGCGCCTGCTGAAGGAACTCGGATGCGAAGTGACGGTGCTGGGCGGCACGCCGGACGGAAAGTTCGAACACATTCCGGAACCCGTGGAAAAAAATCTCGGGGATCTTTGCGCTGCCGTCAGCAGCCATCGCGCCGACGCGGGCTTCGCTCAGGATCCCGATGCCGATCGGCTGGCCATCGTCGACAACACGGGCCGGTTTATCGGTGAAGAACTGACTCTGGCACTTGCCGCGGACTACGTTCTGGCCAGGCGCAAGGGTCCGTTCGTCGTCAATGGTTCGACAAGCCGAATCACAGCCGACATTGCGGAAAAACACGGCTGCCATTTTCACCGTTCGTTCGTGGGGGAAGCTCACGTCTGCGCGAAAATGCGAGCCGTTCAGGCCGTGCTCGGCGGCGAAGGCAATGGCGGCGTGATCGAACCGAGAGTCGGCTACGTTCGGGACAGTCTGGTGTCGATGGCCTACGTGCTGGCCGGACTTGTCGAACGCGGCGACACGCTGGACGCCTGGGCCGATTCGCTGCCGTTTTACACGATCGTCAAGGACAAGCTGGAATGCCCTCGCGAATCCGTCGCCGCAGCGTGCGACGCGCTGCGGCGGAAGTTCAAAGACGCGGAGGCCCGCGAAGGAGATGGTCTGAGACTGGATTGGGCGGATCGGTGGGTGCAGGTGCGAGCCAGCAACACGGAACCCATCCTGCGAGTCATCGCGGAAGCTCCGGAAACCGCCGACGCCGAACAATTGTGCCAGCAGGCGATGGATGTGGTGCAGCAGGCCGTCGGTTGA